AACGCTCCTGTGCGGAGGGTTGTGCAATGGCCTGCTTATCTGCTGCCTTGGCCTTAGGAGCCGCTTTTTTTGCAGCAACTTTCTTAACCGGTGCAGCAACCTTTTCAGCCTCTGGAAATGGCCATACGGCGGCTTCAACCGCTTTGGTTGCGGGCGCCTTTTTTGCGGCTACTTTTTTGACTTTCACTTCACTAACTGCCGCAACTTTACTGGCAACCACTTTTTTCGCGGCTGGACTCTTCTTTTCTTCTACCATGATCGCAATCTCCCTAGTGATGTTTCAAAAAATT
Above is a window of Gallionella capsiferriformans ES-2 DNA encoding:
- a CDS encoding DUF2934 domain-containing protein; translated protein: MVEEKKSPAAKKVVASKVAAVSEVKVKKVAAKKAPATKAVEAAVWPFPEAEKVAAPVKKVAAKKAAPKAKAADKQAIAQPSAQERYRMVETAAYYIAERSGFQGCTTDHWAAAELEIASKLSS